The Anastrepha ludens isolate Willacy chromosome 2, idAnaLude1.1, whole genome shotgun sequence genome contains a region encoding:
- the LOC128861516 gene encoding uncharacterized protein LOC128861516 gives MRPFKDFSVFKMETPPFESKFMFSALLLVTFLSISSAEARSESTPARVLAKQTGAAQFEEEPYESHTDCSDHKHHLKKRSSDEDVDYEVYQGVVGRPGIDFPIYPRIPKTTFSCRSFGNGYFADMETDCQVFHICEEGRKISFLCPNGTIFQQSELTCDWWFKVNCLGSPGYYADSAEILNKQRVQRIRPSVPVQGFNIVGGGLNIKPKVNNQVPRPRQSAKPERRFDSNEEPSLETVDFEDISGEKQLKGEKTQIPASIDNNNNNDETQIAAESGSFVDGRRRNSFGYDKPNVDAVEVKSAETRTRNNGRNSAYVDGRRGTGSNNVDSSKNGNVNGNGNSNGNGIGNDSGNAKGNGSGSGNGNDKGKGKSNRNGNNSNNGESSNGDSNSDRSAPTRSGYIYQKESTERARDGKRGQQRYREDSKPQLGSSESREVSIESREYNKKPSLLEKPLRQVTPVEGRAKSRSGTSIKAETDTDSNEPRYSTRFAESRLQNTTPYHSIGTYSTARRLDTTRSTPFYTPTVPTVAKSKTTEGKGFYIKGSPVVGSNIVASTPNPNRYNVGTESPIGSKRRVSSQETTTIASPITTLRPLIIGMRYNKESSAEKYKAIKNSFDADLSVQRSRKRPDSADLITTSTTPAPTGPTYLPHNAGRPKGTSNAGGDDFLFAPQPAVESDNSVTRNVQEMIKTINLLNTKFDDVDLSKYQGQTREGLEIPPSSGPDALVSLAKYFAGEQNAASSNSVSASADNNGRSGTDQNIPITTLSTLKYSVKPIKVSESATDSTANTTPGVNTKADDIRASLLSERTVNKYSTLFGLQDAESRQATDDSKGIPSGTNSTSTPSDKFNLFPQIGTTGATISELAEAPDSRQIAHVFSEAISSYLEDPKTFRAQLEAVRPTEPTIVSGKPNFEPITVTDRSLFNSGTAATYLPTQSPAATESTATASSIAAEINSSFDFSTPSNDLLSTTEVPDTTTFRPRFGDARQQLRQQISAKLAPASDDSNEHEEFLHGEHTHSFVMQRNNFNAFNGKISAAYVETENKPTENPWNHISQTDFLDPLTINDGLMKESRTSTISSLSFAKTETTTLVPDTTLRGQQSVLAADLQRTTGRTNEQYTRIGSAEETTRHTTVTHQSPEFDSWQELFHTYNLPQESLPSSNGLQRIANKLFGGLNESEALHLKNVMQQAEHNRQVLSLLLLLIQTCDDQNGKALERSRKHLLNALIDMDSKLASNESGKTSHQKGDKVAAAAVTQSVVTTTSRTAETTTNSPAPAASTITDVSTWTTTLPPAITQSNGSVEETTKFEIRVEDPEESTASSAGSNGGSSNSDERALELLKSLYSLASKFNSKR, from the exons atTTTTCTGTCTTTAAAATGGAAACCCCACCTTTTGAAAGCAAATTCATGTTCAGCG CTCTACTGCTCGTCACATTTCTCAGCATCAGCAGCGCCGAAGCGAGA AGCGAGAGTACACCAGCGCGCGTTTTAGCTAAACAAACCGGTGCCGCTCAATTTGAAGAGGAACCCTATGAGTCGCACACAGATTGCAGCGACCACAAGCATCATCTGAAGAAGCGCTCTTCCGACGAGGATGTTGACTATGAGGTATATCAGGGTGTAGTCGGTAGGCCAGGTATTGATTTTCCTATCTATCCCCGCATACCGAAGACAACATTTAGTTGCCGTTCATTTGGCAATGGATACTTCGCCGACATGGAAACGGACTGCCAG GTCTTTCACATCTGCGAAGAGGGTCGCAAGATATCGTTTCTCTGTCCGAATGGTACCATCTTTCAGCAAAGCGAACTCACTTGCGACTGGTGGTTCAAGGTCAATTGCTTAGGTTCGCCAGGCTACTATGCAGACAGCGCAGAAATACTCAACAAACAGCGTGTGCAGCGCATACGTCCCTCCGTACCGGTGCAGGGCTTCAATATTGTTGGCGGTGGTCTGAATATCAAACCTAAAGTAAACAATCAAGTACCGCGTCCACGACAGTCTGCAAAACCGGAACGACGTTTCGACTCGAATGAAGAGCCTTCGCTGGAAACGGTCGACTTTGAGGATATTTCGGGAGAGAAGCAATTGAAGGGGGAAAAGACGCAGATACCGGCGAGCAtcgataacaacaacaataatgatgAGACGCAAATAGCGGCAGAAAGTGGATCTTTTGTGGATGGACGGAGACGCAATAGTTTTGGATATGACAAGCCAAATGTGGATGCGGTGGAAGTAAAGTCGGCAGAAACCCGTACGAGAAATAATGGACGGAATAGCGCATATGTGGATGGACGGCGCGGCACTGGTAGCAACAATGTAGATAGCAGTAAAAATGGCAATGTAAATGGTAATGGAAATAGTAATGGAAATGGAATAGGAAATGACAGTGGAAACGCAAAAGGTAACGGCAGCGGAAGTGGAAATGGCAATGACAAAGGAAAGGGAAAAAGCAATAGAAATGGAAATAATAGTAACAATGGTGAGAGTAGCAACGGTGATAGCAACAGCGATCGTTCCGCTCCTACACGCAGTGGCTACATTTATCAGAAAGAATCGACCGAGCGTGCACGAGATGGTAAACGTGGCCAACAGCGTTATCGTGAGGACTCGAAGCCTCAACTTGGTTCATCAGAATCTAGAGAAGTCAGTATAGAGAGTCGTGAGTACAACAAAAAGCCTTCACTCCTTGAGAAGCCACTCCGACAAGTAACTCCGGTTGAGGGTCGCGCCAAATCACGCTCTGGTACTTCAATTAAGGCAGAAACAGACACGGACTCGAATGAGCCACGATACTCGACACGCTTTGCAGAGTCACGTTTACAAAACACCACACCATACCACTCAATCGGTACATATTCGACAGCACGACGACTGGATACGACTCGCAGCACACCATTCTATACACCAACAGTACCAACGGTGGCTAAGTCAAAGACAACCGAAGGTAAAGGATTTTACATTAAGGGTTCTCCGGTCGTTGGATCGAATATTGTAGCCTCCACACCGAATCCAAATCGCTATAACGTCGGCACCGAGTCACCAATTGGATCCAAAAGAAGAGTGAGTTCACAAGAAACCACAACAATAGCATCACCTATTACAACGCTTCGTCCACTCATTATTGGCATGCGTTACAATAAAGAATCATCTGCCGAAAAATATAAAGCAATAAAGAATTCATTCGACGCCGACTTATCAGTGCAGCGGTCAAGAAAGCGTCCGGACTCAGCAGATCTTATTACAACTTCGACAACACCAGCGCCCACGGGACCCACATACTTGCCCCATAACGCTGGTCGTCCGAAAGGTACATCGAATGCAGGTGGTGACGATTTTCTCTTTGCACCGCAACCAGCCGTTGAAAGCGATAACTCGGTTACCCGCAATGTACAGGAAATGATTAAAACTATTAATCTGCTGAACACCAAGTTTGATGATGTTGACTTGTCCAAATACCAAGGACAAACGCGCGAAGGCTTAGAGATACCACCCTCTTCTGGCCCTGATGCTTTAGTTTCACTGGCCAAGTACTTTGCAGGTGAACAGAATGCAGCATCAAGCAACTCGGTTAGCGCCTCAGCTGACAACAATGGCAGATCGGGTACCGACCAAAACATACCCATAACCACGCTTTCCACATTGAAGTACTCGGTTAAGCCCATCAAAGTCTCTGAGAGCGCAACTGATTCGACAGCCAACACCACACCCGGTGTAAATACAAAGGCAGATGATATACGTGCCAGTCTATTAAGTGAACGTACAGTCAATAAGTACTCAACTCTATTCGGTTTGCAAGATGCCGAAAGTAGACAAGCAACAGATGATAGCAAAGGAATACCAAGTGGTACAAATTCGACAAGCACACCAAGTGATAAATTCAACCTTTTCCCACAAATAGGTACAACTGGTGCGACGATTAGTGAGCTAGCAGAAGCACCAGACTCACGACAAATCGCACATGTATTCTCGGAAGCGATCTCCAGCTACTTAGAGGATCCCAAAACATTCCGTGCACAGCTTGAAGCAGTTAGACCAACGGAACCCACAATAGTAAGCGGCAAACCAAACTTTGAGCCCATCACCGTCACCGACCGATCGCTCTTTAACTCAGGCACCGCCGCCACTTATCTTCCCACCCAATCGCCAGCAGCTACCGAATCGACTGCTACTGCATCCAGCATTGCTGCCGAGATTAATAGTAGCTTTGACTTTTCCACGCCATCCAATGATTTATTGAGTACCACAGAAGTACCCGATACGACAACTTTCAGACCACGCTTTGGTGACGCACGACAACAACTGAGACAACAGATATCAGCTAAATTAGCACCAGCTTCCGACGACTCGAACGAACATGAGGAGTTCCTTCACGGTGAACACACCCATTCGTTTGTTATGCAACGcaataatttcaatgcatttAATGGTAAAATTAGTGCAGCTTATGTCGAGACGGAAAACAAACCAACCGAGAATCCCTGGAACCACATTTCACAGACTGACTTCCTCGATCCACTCACAATCAATGATGGGCTCATGAAGGAATCACGCACCAGCACCATTAGTTCATTGAGTTTTGCgaaaacagaaacaacaacactagtcCCGGACACAACATTGCGCGGCCAGCAGAGTGTGCTTGCAGCAGATCTACAACGCACTACAGGGCGTACCAACGAGCAGTACACACGCATCGGTTCCGCTGAGGAGACTACACGCCACACCACTGTCACACACCAATCACCCGAATTTGACTCATGGCAAGAACTATTCCACACATATAATCTGCCACAAGAGTCACTACCATCCAGCAACGGATTGCAACGCATCGCCAACAAGCTCTTCGGCGGCCTCAACGAATCGGAAGCATTGCATTTGAAGAATGTTATGCAACAGGCGGAACATAATCGTCAGGTTTTAAGCCTGCTTTTGCTACTCATACAGACATGTGACGATCAGAATGGCAAGGCATTAGAGCGATCACGCAAGCATCTCTTGAATGCGCTCATCGACATGGATAGTAAGTTGGCTTCCAATGAGAGTGGCAAGACGTCGCATCAGAAAGGAGATAAGGTAGCAGCGGCGGCGGTAACGCAGTCAGTGGTTACAACTACTTCGCGCACGGCAGAGACCACAACCAATTCTCCGGCGCCCGCTGCCAGCACGATCACAGATGTCAGCACGTGGACAACAACATTACCGCCAGCCATCACACAGTCAAATGGCAGCGTAGAAGAGACGACGAAATTCGAAATACGCGTCGAGGATCCGGAGGAGAGCACTGCCAGCAGTGCCGGCAGCAATGGCGGCAGTAGCAATTCGGATGAACGCGCCTTGGAGCTACTCAAGTCATTATACTCATTGGCCTCGAAATTCAACAGCAAACGATAA